A region of the Leptospira broomii serovar Hurstbridge str. 5399 genome:
TATTGGTTACAACATAAATCATAACGTTCTTTCCCCGCACTTCTACGGGATTCCACAGATCAGAGAAAGAGTGTATATAATTTGTACAAAAAAATATATCCCCAGTTTTTCTTGGCCGGGTCATAAGAAAACAAAAGATTTATCAATCAAGTCGATATTAGATACAGACCCTCAGAATTATAAACCTCTTTCAAAGAATAAAATACAATGTATTAATGCATGGCAAATCTTGTTAGATAAACTACCAAAAGACATAGAAATAATTAGTCCGATGTGGGCAATGGAATTCGGAGCAAATTATCCATTTGAAGAATATACTCCAAGTAAAATAGGATTTAGTAAGTTAAAGAATTTCAAAGGAAGTTTTGGCAAGAGCTTAAAGACTGTTAATGAAAACAATATAAGCTCTTTAATACCTACTTATGCATTAACAAAAGAAGATAAATTCCCCAAATGGAAAATAGAATTTATTAAACGAAATAGAGAATTTTATAAACAAAACAAATCGGTCATCGATCATTGGCTTCATTTAATAAAGGAATTTCCTCCAAGCTTTCAAAAGTTCGAATGGAATTGTAAGGGGGAGAAAAGAATAATTTGGAATAACTTAATTCAATTTCGTGCTTCGGGAGTGAGGGTTAAAAGACCTGTAACATCACCTGCTTTGATATCGATGACTACCCAGCAATTGCCTATAATTGGATGGCAAAAAAGACATATGACTTTTGAAGAATGTCTTAAATTGCAAAGTTTGAATAAACTAAAATATTTACCTGAATCAAATACTGGAAAATTTCGAGCAGTGGGCAATGCAGTAAACGCAAATATTGTTGAAATAATTGCTAAGAGCGTGTTTTCGCAAATATAAAAATATTTAGGTTTCAAATGTTAAAGAAAGTCGATATTAAGCCAGGAGTAGCCATCTTATCAATATTGAAATATGTTGAATATGAGGTTTGGTTTGCACTCGCTGAATTTGTTGACAATGCAATTGATAGTTACCTAAAGAATAAAAAGAAATTAGAATCAATACATGGTAAAGATTACACTTTAGAAGTTAGAATTGAAATTGATGATCCAAATAATAAAATCACGATTCGAGATAATGCAGCTGGGATAAAGGAGCAAGATTACGCAAGAGCTTTTAGAGCAGCTGCGATTCCGCCAGATACAAAAGGGCTTTCTGAATTTGGTATGGGAATGAAAACAGCTGCATGCTGGTTTTCCGATTTGTGGTCTGTAACGACTTCCTCTTTGGAAGAAACGTATGAGAGAAAGATAATTTTTGACATGTCAAAGATTATTGATGATAAACTTGAAGAATTAGAAGTTATCACTAAAAAAAATGAAGAGCATATTCATTATACAGTAATAGAGTTATTAAATGTTTCAAAGATTCCAAGAAAGAAGACTCTTTCTAAGGTAAAAGAACATTTGAAGAGTATATACCGAGAGTTTTTACGTAAGAAAAATCTTAACTTAATTTTAAATGGTGAAACTCTTCATTATGAAGAACCCAATATTTTGATAGCTAAATTCCATGAAAAACCGCATCGCCCAACGGGAGAGCCAATTTTATGGAAGAGAGAAATTAATTTTCCAATTGAGAAAGGCTTGAGTGTTCATGGTTTCGTTGCTTTAAGGGAAGTTGGCTCAACTTCCGAAGCCGGTTTTGCCCTGTTTCGCCGTGGGAGAGTTATTGAAGGTAGTTTTGACGCGGGTTTCAGACCTGAATTTATTTTTGGCACCCCTAATAGTTATCGCTATCAAAGAGTTTTTGGTGAATTGCATCTAGAGGGATTTGATGTTAGTTTTACAAAGAAAGGAATTCAATGGGACGAGAATCTCGATATTTTCCTAAGGCTCTTGAGAGATGATATTAATACAAAATCATTTCCGCTTTTACTGCAGGCGGAAAACTATCGTTCTCGCGCTTCCGATAAAGAATATAAGTCTACTGAGAAAATATTGAGCAAAACTGCTGATGACTTAAAGGAAAGAATGCCGAAAGCGATTTCTGAAGTAATTGATTCAGCGAAGAATTCAATACCCGAACAAAGAGAACTTTCAAAAAGTCAGAAAACAATCCATCGAGAGTTTGAGATCGTAGTTAACAGCAGTGGTTGGAAAATATCTATTGAACTTTCTTATGATCCTTCCTTGAAAGAGTTAATTGAGATCGGTGATCAATTCATAAGAAACCCGAGCGGTTCGCAAAGACAAGTCGGAATTCGCCTATCTCTAATTCATCCATTTATGGTTGAATTTGTGGGAGTAGATAATTCCAAAATTGAACCCATTCTTAGGATAGCCGCGGCTTTAGGTTTATCAGAAGTTTTAGCTAAGCAAAGCGGAATAAAAACGCAGGGAGAAGTAAGGCGAAACTTTAATGAGTTAATATCAAACTTGTCTAAATAGGTAATTAAATATGACTGAAAGAATTGAAGTTCGAAAGGAAGATTGCAATGTAATTTGGAATCCATATACAGGAGAAGAGACGTTAGAGCTTTTGCGAAGCAAGGGTTTTATTAATTCCACAAAGGTGCTGAGTAACACTGGTCAAAGGATTCTTGATGAGACACATAGAATTATGCAAGCATGCGGGAATCCAGAGAATCAAACTAACGTTAATACAGGACTTGTTATTGGGTATGTCCAAAGTGGCAAAACGTTATCCTTTACGACATTGACTGCATTGGCGAGAGACAATAATTACCAAATAGTCATTATTCTCGGAGGTGCAAAAATTAACTTACTTGAGCAGTCTACTATTAGATTGAAAAACGACTTAAAGATTAATGAACGATTTGGATTAAGGCAAAAATGGCTACAAATAACAAATCCTGAAAATAATGATCATTCTTCTTCAATTGCAAATTCTCTTGATCAGTGGAGAAACCCAAGTTTTCCAAATGATAGGTGCAAGACTGTACTAATTACTGTAATGAAAAACGGTAATAGGCTGCAAAATTTAATTACTTTATTATCTCAAATCAACTTAGATCAAGTCCCGACAATTATTATAGATGATGAAAGTGATCAGGCGAGTTTGAATACGAAAGCTAGGAGAGCTGCGAGAGAAGGGTTGGATTTGGATGAATTAACGGAAAGAGAAGTTTCAACAATTTATAGAAGGAT
Encoded here:
- a CDS encoding DNA cytosine methyltransferase; the protein is MKFIDLFAGLGGFHIALTKLGHDCVFACEIDEELRNIYSDNFGIRPEGDIRKINLKSIPKHDILCAGFPCQPFSKAGFQKGFNCPDYGDLFEYVYKIIKFHNPKFVFLENVPNIVKHNNGKTWKTIVDKLENIGYNINHNVLSPHFYGIPQIRERVYIICTKKYIPSFSWPGHKKTKDLSIKSILDTDPQNYKPLSKNKIQCINAWQILLDKLPKDIEIISPMWAMEFGANYPFEEYTPSKIGFSKLKNFKGSFGKSLKTVNENNISSLIPTYALTKEDKFPKWKIEFIKRNREFYKQNKSVIDHWLHLIKEFPPSFQKFEWNCKGEKRIIWNNLIQFRASGVRVKRPVTSPALISMTTQQLPIIGWQKRHMTFEECLKLQSLNKLKYLPESNTGKFRAVGNAVNANIVEIIAKSVFSQI
- a CDS encoding ATP-binding protein, encoding MLKKVDIKPGVAILSILKYVEYEVWFALAEFVDNAIDSYLKNKKKLESIHGKDYTLEVRIEIDDPNNKITIRDNAAGIKEQDYARAFRAAAIPPDTKGLSEFGMGMKTAACWFSDLWSVTTSSLEETYERKIIFDMSKIIDDKLEELEVITKKNEEHIHYTVIELLNVSKIPRKKTLSKVKEHLKSIYREFLRKKNLNLILNGETLHYEEPNILIAKFHEKPHRPTGEPILWKREINFPIEKGLSVHGFVALREVGSTSEAGFALFRRGRVIEGSFDAGFRPEFIFGTPNSYRYQRVFGELHLEGFDVSFTKKGIQWDENLDIFLRLLRDDINTKSFPLLLQAENYRSRASDKEYKSTEKILSKTADDLKERMPKAISEVIDSAKNSIPEQRELSKSQKTIHREFEIVVNSSGWKISIELSYDPSLKELIEIGDQFIRNPSGSQRQVGIRLSLIHPFMVEFVGVDNSKIEPILRIAAALGLSEVLAKQSGIKTQGEVRRNFNELISNLSK